In Leifsonia sp. ZF2019, a genomic segment contains:
- a CDS encoding NUDIX domain-containing protein, with amino-acid sequence MTVRSAAVLLHRPGAQDTEVWIAHMGGPFWARKNEGAWSLPKGIVEDADRDELAAALREFAEEMGVPAPDAAYVALGEFRASGKVFVVWAAETPDFELAEVRSNTFELEWPPRSGRTQAFPEIDAAGWFALDEAVTKLAKGQRPILEALRAVLATGEGA; translated from the coding sequence ATGACCGTCCGCAGCGCCGCCGTGCTCCTCCATCGTCCGGGTGCGCAGGACACCGAGGTGTGGATCGCGCACATGGGCGGTCCGTTCTGGGCGCGCAAGAACGAGGGAGCCTGGTCGCTCCCGAAGGGGATCGTCGAGGACGCGGACCGCGATGAGCTGGCCGCGGCACTGCGCGAGTTCGCCGAGGAGATGGGCGTCCCCGCGCCCGACGCCGCCTACGTCGCCCTCGGCGAGTTCCGCGCCTCCGGCAAGGTGTTCGTCGTCTGGGCGGCGGAGACCCCGGACTTCGAACTCGCCGAGGTGCGCAGCAACACGTTCGAGCTCGAGTGGCCGCCCCGCTCCGGGCGCACGCAGGCGTTCCCGGAGATCGACGCCGCCGGCTGGTTCGCGCTGGACGAAGCGGTGACGAAGCTCGCGAAGGGGCAGCGGCCCATTCTGGAGGCGCTGCGCGCGGTTCTCGCGACTGGGGAGGGCGCATGA
- a CDS encoding NUDIX domain-containing protein — MNSGDAWVEGPQGERFWGRYGAAGLLVHDLRRGILLQHRADWSHFGGTWGLPGGARHEGETAVEGALREAGEEAAVPADAVHVLFESVLDLGFWSYTTVVAQAVRPFEPRMADIESIELRWVPLTEVTDLPLHPGFGAAWPALRARLTGLGD, encoded by the coding sequence GTGAACTCGGGTGACGCGTGGGTCGAAGGTCCGCAGGGCGAGCGCTTCTGGGGCCGCTACGGCGCGGCCGGGCTGCTCGTGCACGACCTCCGCCGCGGCATCCTGCTGCAGCATCGCGCCGACTGGAGCCACTTCGGCGGAACCTGGGGCCTGCCGGGCGGAGCGCGGCACGAGGGCGAGACCGCCGTCGAGGGAGCACTGCGCGAGGCCGGCGAGGAGGCCGCGGTGCCCGCCGATGCCGTGCACGTCCTCTTCGAGAGCGTGCTCGACCTTGGCTTCTGGTCGTACACGACGGTCGTCGCCCAGGCCGTGCGCCCCTTCGAGCCGCGCATGGCCGATATCGAGAGCATCGAGCTGCGCTGGGTGCCGCTCACCGAGGTCACCGACCTTCCGCTGCATCCGGGCTTCGGTGCCGCCTGGCCCGCGCTGCGTGCGCGCCTCACCGGCCTCGGCGACTGA
- a CDS encoding bifunctional 3'-5' exonuclease/DNA polymerase — translation MHIVLERVGRDAVRAVPLEGGAAGEPRDFPASQLPAYVTRLESAPAADDRPRWVWSDTRSWYPELLRAGVRVERCVDLTLSHAILRASTLSAMSPLATGPATAWDAATAVEDAPPPSHSALFDFDADLSGGAAEASSLAEFTAQQEAVAGSADPGRLRLLLAAESAGALIAVEMRQCGLPYSAARHDELLTTLLGARPAFGRPAVLEHLAQQVRAELDAPDLNPDSPPSLLKALRRAGILVDSTGSWELREVEHPVIEPLLRYKKLSRLLSANGWAWLESWVHDGRFRPDYVPGGVVTGRWATRGGGALQLPKQVRGAVVADPGWKLVVADAAQLEPRILTGLSADTAMADAGRGKDLYAGIVASGAVDERAHAKVAMLGAMYGATTGESGRLMPRLTRAFPRAVRLVEEAARAGERGAVVTSRLGRSSPPPSAAWRTAQSAASAADSTAADERRARAQARDWGRFTRNFVVQATAAEWALCWMAELRNRLTALAPGRPLAESPHLVYFLHDEVIVHTPAALAEEAAAAVEESAARAGRLLFGAFPVDFPVTAAIVDTYAEAK, via the coding sequence GTGCACATCGTCCTCGAACGCGTCGGACGCGACGCGGTCCGCGCCGTCCCCCTCGAGGGCGGTGCGGCGGGCGAACCGCGGGACTTCCCGGCATCGCAGCTGCCCGCGTACGTCACGCGTCTCGAGAGCGCTCCGGCCGCCGATGACCGGCCGCGCTGGGTGTGGAGCGACACCCGCTCCTGGTACCCGGAACTGCTCCGCGCCGGGGTGCGCGTCGAGCGATGCGTCGACCTGACGCTCTCGCACGCCATTCTGCGCGCCTCCACGCTGAGCGCGATGTCGCCGCTGGCGACGGGACCGGCGACGGCCTGGGACGCCGCGACCGCGGTGGAGGACGCACCCCCGCCCAGCCACTCCGCCCTCTTCGATTTCGACGCCGACCTCTCCGGAGGGGCGGCCGAGGCGTCGTCCCTGGCCGAGTTCACGGCGCAGCAGGAGGCCGTGGCGGGCAGCGCCGACCCCGGCCGTCTCCGGCTGCTGCTGGCGGCGGAGTCCGCCGGCGCGCTCATCGCCGTCGAGATGCGGCAGTGCGGGCTGCCTTACAGCGCCGCACGGCACGACGAGCTGCTCACGACCCTCCTGGGAGCGCGCCCCGCCTTCGGCCGGCCCGCCGTGCTGGAGCACCTCGCACAGCAGGTGCGCGCGGAGCTCGACGCGCCCGACCTCAACCCGGACAGCCCGCCCTCGCTGCTGAAGGCGCTGCGGCGAGCGGGAATCCTCGTCGACTCCACCGGCTCGTGGGAGCTGCGGGAGGTGGAGCACCCCGTGATCGAGCCCCTGCTGCGGTACAAGAAGCTGTCCCGCCTGCTCTCCGCCAACGGCTGGGCCTGGCTCGAGAGCTGGGTGCACGACGGCCGCTTCCGCCCGGACTACGTCCCGGGAGGCGTCGTGACGGGAAGGTGGGCCACACGGGGCGGAGGCGCGCTGCAGCTGCCGAAGCAGGTGCGCGGCGCGGTGGTGGCCGATCCCGGCTGGAAGCTCGTGGTCGCGGATGCGGCGCAGCTGGAGCCGCGCATCCTGACCGGACTCTCTGCCGACACCGCGATGGCGGACGCCGGGCGCGGCAAAGACCTCTACGCGGGCATCGTCGCATCGGGGGCGGTCGACGAGCGGGCGCACGCGAAGGTCGCCATGCTCGGCGCCATGTACGGTGCGACCACGGGGGAGAGCGGGCGACTGATGCCGCGGCTCACCCGCGCGTTCCCGCGCGCCGTGCGCCTGGTCGAGGAGGCGGCGCGAGCCGGGGAGCGCGGTGCGGTCGTGACCTCCCGCCTGGGCCGCAGCTCGCCGCCGCCGAGCGCGGCCTGGCGCACGGCGCAGTCCGCCGCCTCCGCCGCGGACTCGACCGCCGCCGACGAGAGACGCGCCCGCGCGCAGGCCCGCGACTGGGGCCGCTTCACGCGCAACTTCGTGGTGCAGGCCACCGCGGCGGAATGGGCGCTGTGCTGGATGGCGGAGCTCCGGAACCGGCTCACGGCCCTCGCACCCGGGCGCCCGCTCGCGGAGTCGCCGCACCTCGTGTACTTCCTCCACGACGAGGTGATCGTGCACACGCCCGCCGCCCTGGCCGAGGAGGCGGCCGCCGCGGTCGAGGAGTCCGCTGCCCGCGCGGGCCGGCTGCTGTTCGGCGCGTTCCCCGTCGACTTCCCGGTGACGGCCGCGATCGTCGACACCTATGCCGAGGCGAAGTGA
- a CDS encoding DUF1684 domain-containing protein: MTDTAAAPTDPNAVLARYRQRREQAVTAPQGNLALVNTQWFTGDPEGPAQPVWGVPGLWSPLPAGESGLKVTASATDDIFVDEVLVDGSAIVRGKDDPNPGAIRFSGTQTGFVIASEEGDYALRVWDAESEAIQQFGSIDAFPFNRDWIIQATFTPIEGGKTVGFEHLKDDGKTRDMVVPGEITFSKDGVDYNLAAFKSGRALQLVFADTTNGDSTYSVGRFLFVVPNEDGTVTLDFNLAVLPPCAFSYNFNCPLPPAQNRFAVPIEAGEKNVLNKEGALLSLSPSAH, from the coding sequence ATGACTGACACCGCTGCCGCCCCCACCGACCCCAACGCCGTCCTGGCCCGGTACCGGCAGCGCCGCGAGCAGGCGGTGACCGCCCCGCAGGGCAATCTCGCGCTCGTGAACACCCAGTGGTTCACCGGCGACCCCGAGGGACCCGCGCAGCCGGTCTGGGGCGTGCCCGGACTGTGGTCGCCCCTGCCCGCGGGCGAGTCCGGACTGAAGGTCACGGCGAGTGCGACCGACGACATCTTCGTCGACGAGGTGCTGGTCGACGGCTCCGCCATCGTCCGCGGCAAGGACGACCCGAACCCCGGCGCGATCCGGTTCAGCGGGACGCAGACGGGATTCGTGATCGCCAGCGAGGAGGGCGACTACGCGCTGCGGGTGTGGGACGCCGAGTCGGAGGCCATTCAGCAGTTCGGCTCCATCGACGCCTTCCCCTTCAACCGCGACTGGATCATCCAGGCGACCTTCACCCCGATCGAGGGCGGCAAGACCGTCGGCTTCGAGCACCTGAAGGATGACGGCAAGACCCGAGACATGGTCGTCCCGGGCGAGATCACGTTCAGCAAGGACGGCGTCGACTACAACCTCGCCGCCTTCAAGTCGGGGCGCGCCCTGCAGCTGGTCTTCGCCGACACCACCAACGGCGACAGCACGTACTCGGTCGGCCGCTTCCTCTTCGTCGTCCCCAACGAGGACGGCACGGTCACGCTCGACTTCAACCTCGCCGTGCTTCCGCCCTGCGCGTTCAGCTACAACTTCAATTGCCCGCTGCCGCCCGCGCAGAACCGGTTCGCGGTGCCGATCGAGGCCGGCGAGAAGAACGTGCTGAACAAGGAGGGCGCCCTCCTCTCACTGAGCCCGTCGGCTCACTGA
- a CDS encoding PadR family transcriptional regulator translates to MSVQNGFLAILTQGAAYGSQLQNEFLTRAAHRRQLNAGQVYSTLDRMTDQGLIESAGTTEDGLPQYALTAAGAGAARVWLTTGPRATEPDWDEMQDQVLLAASIAGADAPAIVADYRAAFAERIRELTHDADSKALLVANRAAELGATAAIEWLDEVAAALGTHPEVLLRPRSPERPRRGRRPAADSA, encoded by the coding sequence ATCCTGACGCAGGGCGCGGCGTACGGTTCCCAGCTGCAGAACGAGTTCCTGACGCGTGCCGCCCACCGCCGTCAGCTCAACGCGGGCCAGGTCTACTCCACACTCGACCGGATGACCGATCAGGGTCTCATCGAATCCGCGGGGACGACGGAGGACGGTCTCCCGCAGTACGCGCTCACCGCCGCGGGGGCCGGCGCCGCCCGGGTGTGGCTCACGACAGGCCCGCGCGCGACGGAGCCCGATTGGGATGAGATGCAGGACCAGGTGCTGCTCGCCGCCTCGATCGCCGGGGCGGACGCGCCCGCGATCGTCGCGGACTATCGCGCAGCGTTCGCCGAGCGGATCCGGGAGCTCACCCACGATGCCGACTCGAAGGCGCTGCTCGTCGCCAACCGCGCGGCCGAGCTGGGTGCCACGGCCGCCATCGAGTGGCTCGACGAGGTCGCCGCCGCGCTCGGCACCCACCCGGAGGTGCTGCTGCGGCCCCGCTCCCCCGAGCGTCCCCGGCGTGGGCGCCGCCCGGCAGCCGACTCGGCCTGA